From the Armatimonadota bacterium genome, one window contains:
- a CDS encoding ArgE/DapE family deacylase, which yields MIDSQRLIRLLADLVRHNSVNPDLVPGAPGEEAIAAFLCQYCRSAGLEAEVRQVGPRRASVLARLRGRGERPPLLLNGHLDTVGVEGMTVDPFEPVIREGRLYGRGAFDMKGGVAAMVEAALAAAAAGPPPGDVVLAMVADEEYASRGTEAVVREVTAGAAVVTEPTALEVCIAHKGFAWITIETAGRAAHGSRHDEGVDAIVRMGRVLAALERLEREHYPRRRHPLLGRPSVHASLITGGQGLSTYPERCRLQVERRTLPAERPEDVTAEVEGLLAELRRADPSFEATWSLSLFRPGLESPPQAPLVGALRRAARSVLGREPALVGASPWMDSALLAAAGIPTVIFGPAGSGAHAAEEWVDLASVAATAEVLARFVVSWAEEG from the coding sequence CGCCTGATCCGCCTGCTCGCCGACCTGGTGCGCCACAACTCCGTGAACCCAGATCTGGTCCCCGGAGCACCCGGAGAGGAAGCCATCGCCGCCTTCCTCTGCCAGTACTGCCGCAGCGCCGGGCTGGAGGCGGAGGTACGGCAGGTGGGGCCCCGCCGGGCCAGCGTCCTGGCGCGCCTGCGCGGACGGGGGGAGCGGCCCCCTCTGCTACTGAACGGCCACCTGGACACGGTGGGCGTGGAGGGGATGACCGTCGACCCCTTTGAGCCGGTCATCCGCGAGGGGCGGCTGTACGGGCGTGGCGCCTTCGACATGAAGGGAGGGGTGGCGGCCATGGTGGAGGCGGCGCTGGCCGCCGCAGCCGCCGGACCCCCACCGGGCGACGTGGTGCTGGCCATGGTGGCCGACGAGGAGTACGCCAGCCGCGGAACCGAAGCCGTCGTCCGGGAGGTGACGGCGGGAGCGGCCGTGGTCACCGAGCCCACGGCCCTGGAGGTGTGCATCGCCCACAAAGGCTTCGCCTGGATCACCATCGAGACCGCGGGCCGCGCAGCGCACGGCAGCCGCCACGACGAGGGTGTGGACGCCATCGTCCGCATGGGCCGCGTGCTGGCAGCGCTGGAGCGGCTGGAGCGCGAGCACTACCCGCGTCGCCGTCACCCGCTCCTGGGGCGGCCCTCGGTGCATGCCTCACTGATAACCGGAGGGCAGGGCCTGAGCACCTACCCGGAGCGCTGCCGGCTGCAGGTGGAGCGGCGGACTCTGCCGGCAGAGCGTCCGGAGGACGTCACCGCGGAAGTAGAGGGTCTGCTGGCGGAGCTACGCCGGGCAGACCCCTCTTTTGAGGCCACCTGGTCGCTGTCGCTCTTTCGCCCCGGCCTGGAGAGTCCTCCGCAGGCGCCGCTGGTCGGCGCGCTGCGGCGTGCCGCCAGATCGGTGCTGGGGCGGGAACCGGCCCTGGTGGGGGCCTCCCCCTGGATGGACTCGGCGCTGCTGGCCGCCGCCGGTATCCCCACGGTGATCTTCGGTCCTGCAGGGTCGGGTGCGCACGCTGCGGAGGAGTGGGTGGACCTGGCCTCGGTGGCGGCCACCGCTGAGGTGCTGGCCCGGTTTGTGGTCTCCTGGGCGGAGGAGGGATGA
- a CDS encoding SAM-dependent chlorinase/fluorinase — MRLLTLLSDFGSRSPYPAAMKAVVAARVETCFLDISHDVRRHDVRQGAFLLAAVAPFCPAGTVHLAVVDPGVGTERRPLVVASGGQCFVGPDNGLLLPAARRLGWPRVFHLDPAVALPSASSTFHGRDLFAPAAARLLLGEPPARLGRPIDDPVELPAPHAEWRGEVLVGEILYVDPFGNLVTSIPPELAAPHPAFTLRTARGAWPLRLQATYGSGRRGELLLLPGSEGLLEIAVREGSAATRTGLRAGSAVRLHPLRRRRRA, encoded by the coding sequence ATGCGCCTGTTGACCCTGCTGTCCGACTTCGGTAGCCGCTCCCCCTACCCCGCCGCCATGAAGGCGGTGGTGGCGGCGCGCGTGGAGACATGCTTCCTGGACATCAGCCACGATGTGCGCCGTCACGATGTGCGGCAGGGGGCGTTCCTGCTGGCCGCCGTGGCGCCATTCTGCCCGGCCGGCACCGTCCACCTGGCCGTGGTCGATCCGGGCGTGGGTACCGAGCGGCGCCCGCTGGTGGTGGCTTCGGGCGGGCAGTGCTTCGTCGGGCCCGACAACGGTCTGCTCCTGCCTGCGGCGCGCCGCCTGGGGTGGCCGCGGGTCTTTCACCTCGACCCCGCGGTCGCCCTGCCGTCTGCCTCCAGCACCTTCCACGGTCGCGACCTCTTCGCGCCGGCGGCGGCCCGGCTGCTCCTGGGCGAACCGCCTGCCCGTCTGGGCCGTCCTATCGATGATCCGGTGGAGCTGCCCGCACCGCACGCAGAGTGGCGTGGGGAGGTGCTGGTCGGTGAGATCCTCTACGTCGACCCTTTCGGCAACCTGGTCACCAGCATCCCGCCGGAGCTGGCCGCGCCGCACCCTGCCTTCACCCTGCGCACCGCCCGCGGCGCATGGCCCCTCCGCCTGCAGGCCACCTACGGCAGCGGCAGGCGGGGAGAGCTCCTCCTCCTCCCCGGCAGCGAGGGCCTGCTGGAGATCGCTGTGCGCGAGGGCAGCGCTGCGACGCGCACCGGCCTTCGCGCCGGATCGGCTGTGCGCCTGCATCCGCTGCGCAGGAGAAGAAGGGCGTAG
- a CDS encoding S41 family peptidase, producing the protein MKRLLLLAVVAAVAVLPAPARAAADAGLVLEAIQVLDAEYVEQALVDRVRLLNAALEGITASLSSAGVPARFAVIPRGTAPDEAERIFRAAFAAALTAAQGKVSARDLAYAAITAVTASLNDSHTGFLTPEQYRERIARQRQQAGFAGVGMVLLPKDGRFYVWQVIPGSPAQRLDVRPFDRIVRVNDTPTGGLTAEQVVNMIRGPAGSTVTVTFERPGYPAPLMRAITRAPIVVPPLFAARMVEPGIAYIYLYEFTQGSARELRTALQRLLGQGMRALVLDLRSNIGGFLHELREALNLLVPRGLPIYQQVTSRGTEVVYTERGPLLPGATPLVVLVNEGTASAAELLAAAVVEHRRGTLVGVKTAGAVEASTLFELSDGSALSVTIRRLTSGKGRRLEGAGVTPDVILDLTSEDFLRGHDAQLAKAVEIARQRVARPATSPPAPAPTR; encoded by the coding sequence ATGAAGCGCCTGCTCCTGCTGGCTGTCGTGGCAGCGGTGGCCGTGCTGCCCGCTCCCGCGCGCGCTGCCGCCGACGCCGGGCTGGTTCTGGAAGCGATCCAGGTGCTGGATGCGGAGTACGTGGAGCAGGCACTGGTGGACCGGGTGCGCCTGCTCAACGCCGCCCTGGAGGGGATCACGGCGTCTCTGAGCAGCGCCGGCGTCCCCGCCCGGTTCGCCGTCATCCCCAGGGGCACCGCTCCCGACGAGGCGGAGAGGATCTTCCGTGCCGCGTTTGCCGCAGCCCTCACCGCTGCGCAGGGCAAGGTGTCGGCCCGTGATCTGGCCTACGCCGCCATCACCGCGGTCACCGCCAGCCTCAACGACTCGCATACCGGTTTCCTCACCCCCGAGCAGTACCGCGAGCGCATCGCCCGGCAGCGGCAGCAGGCCGGCTTCGCCGGCGTGGGCATGGTCCTTTTGCCCAAGGACGGGCGCTTCTACGTGTGGCAGGTCATACCGGGCAGTCCGGCGCAGCGCCTGGACGTGCGTCCGTTCGACCGAATCGTCCGCGTGAACGACACGCCCACCGGGGGCCTCACCGCCGAGCAGGTGGTCAACATGATCCGCGGCCCCGCCGGCAGCACCGTGACGGTTACCTTCGAACGTCCCGGCTACCCGGCACCGCTGATGCGCGCCATCACCCGGGCGCCCATCGTGGTCCCGCCGCTGTTCGCCGCGCGGATGGTCGAGCCGGGGATTGCTTACATCTACCTTTACGAGTTCACGCAGGGTTCGGCGAGAGAGCTGCGCACCGCGCTGCAGCGCCTGCTGGGGCAGGGGATGCGCGCCCTGGTGCTGGATCTGCGCAGCAACATCGGCGGCTTCCTCCACGAGCTGCGGGAGGCCCTGAACCTGCTTGTCCCCCGCGGTCTCCCCATTTACCAGCAGGTCACCAGCCGGGGGACGGAGGTGGTGTACACCGAGCGCGGCCCCCTGCTGCCTGGGGCCACTCCCCTGGTGGTGCTGGTGAACGAAGGGACCGCCTCCGCGGCGGAGCTGCTGGCGGCGGCGGTGGTGGAGCACCGGCGGGGGACGCTGGTGGGGGTGAAGACCGCGGGAGCGGTGGAGGCCAGCACGCTGTTCGAGCTCTCCGACGGCTCCGCGCTCAGCGTGACCATCCGCCGGCTCACCAGCGGGAAGGGGCGGCGGCTGGAAGGGGCGGGGGTGACCCCGGATGTGATCCTCGACCTCACCTCGGAGGACTTCCTTCGCGGCCACGATGCCCAGCTGGCGAAGGCAGTGGAGATTGCCCGACAGCGGGTGGCCCGCCCGGCCACTTCCCCGCCCGCCCCGGCTCCCACCCGCTGA
- a CDS encoding cytochrome c biogenesis protein CcdA gives MPDVSFPVAFAAGVLGFLSPCVVPLIPGYISFVSGLSLQEMEAAQRRRHAGRVLLATGLFVGGFALVFTALGASASLLGGFVLSNRIWLSRVGGLLIIALGLAVLLRAPLLYREHRFHFSRRPWGLAGAVPVGMAFGFAWTPCIGPVLTAVLTLAAQEQSTQRGALLLFTYALGMGVPFLLAALLLTLTLDLSWLRRYSRSITTLSGVFLLIMGLALASDALFVLNTWILRLVPFRPAL, from the coding sequence GTGCCTGATGTCAGCTTTCCCGTTGCGTTCGCCGCAGGCGTGCTGGGGTTTCTCTCGCCCTGCGTCGTCCCCTTGATCCCCGGGTACATCTCCTTCGTCTCCGGGCTCTCTCTCCAGGAGATGGAAGCGGCCCAGAGGCGCCGCCACGCAGGGCGGGTGCTCCTGGCCACCGGGCTGTTCGTCGGGGGCTTCGCCCTCGTCTTCACAGCCCTGGGGGCCTCGGCGTCGCTGCTGGGCGGTTTCGTCCTGTCCAACCGCATCTGGCTCAGCCGTGTCGGCGGCCTGCTGATCATCGCCCTGGGCCTGGCCGTCCTGCTGCGGGCGCCCCTGCTGTACCGGGAGCACCGCTTCCACTTCAGCCGCCGCCCCTGGGGCCTGGCAGGAGCGGTCCCCGTGGGGATGGCCTTCGGCTTCGCCTGGACGCCGTGCATCGGTCCGGTGCTCACCGCGGTGCTGACGCTGGCGGCGCAGGAGCAGAGCACGCAGCGCGGCGCGCTCCTCCTGTTCACCTATGCCCTGGGTATGGGTGTACCCTTCCTGCTGGCGGCCCTGCTGCTCACGCTGACCCTGGACCTCTCCTGGCTGCGCCGCTACAGCCGGTCCATCACCACCCTGAGCGGCGTCTTCCTCCTGATCATGGGCCTGGCCCTGGCCAGCGACGCTCTCTTTGTCCTGAACACCTGGATCCTGCGTCTGGTGCCGTTCCGTCCGGCGCTGTGA